The following are encoded together in the Bos javanicus breed banteng chromosome X, ARS-OSU_banteng_1.0, whole genome shotgun sequence genome:
- the LOC133243086 gene encoding LOW QUALITY PROTEIN: olfactory receptor 13H1-like (The sequence of the model RefSeq protein was modified relative to this genomic sequence to represent the inferred CDS: substituted 1 base at 1 genomic stop codon), whose amino-acid sequence MAMDNATAVFEFLLIGISNYPEWRVTFFTLVLITYLSTLLGNGLIIFLIYTDPHLHTPMYFFLSNLSFLDLCYGTVSMPQALVHCFSAHPYLSYPRCLTQISVSLALGTAERLLLAVMAHDRVVAIGNSLRYSVVMNSSVCVWLAATSWGASLVLTSMLILPLRLHFCEANVINHFVCEILSLLKLACSDTSLNELLILITSIFTLLLPFGFVLLSYVRIAAAVLRIRSAXGRLKAFSTCASHVTVVVIFYGAAISMYMKPQSKSSSDQDKFISVFYGALTPMLNPLIYSLRNKDVKGAMRKVMAKRT is encoded by the coding sequence ATGGCCATGGATAATGCTACAGCAGTATTCGAGTTTCTCCTTATTGGAATATCTAACTATCCTGAGTGGAGAGTCACATTTTTCACATTGGTGCTGATCACTTACCTCAGCACATTATTGGGGAATGGACTTATCATCTTTCTTATCTACACTGACCCTCACCTCCACACTCCAATGTATTTCTTCCTTAGTAACCTGTCTTTCTTGGACCTTTGCTATGGAACAGTCTCCATGCCCCAGGCTTTGGTGCATTGCTTCTCTGCTCATCCTTACCTTTCTTACCCACGATGTTTGACCCAAATAAGTGTCTCTTTGGCCTTGGGTACAGCAGAGCGCCTCCTACTGGCTGTCATGGCCCATGATCGTGTGGTTGCTATCGGCAATTCCCTGCGCTATTCCGTGGTCATGAACAGCTCAGTGTGTGTCTGGCTGGCTGCTACCTCATGGGGGGCATCTCTTGTGCTCACTTCCATGCTCATCTTACCCCTGAGGCTTCACTTCTGTGAGGCAAATGTCATCAACCATTTTGTCTGTGAGATTCTCTCCCTTCTTAAGCTGGCCTGTTCTGATACCAGTCTCAATGAGCTTCTGATCCTCATCACAAGCATTTTTACCCTTCTCCTACCCTTTGGGTTTGTTCTCCTCTCCTATGTCCGAATTGCCGCTGCTGTCCTAAGGATTCGCTCAGCTTAGGGTAGGCTCAAGGCCTTCTCTACCTGTGCTTCTCATGTGACTGTGGTGGTGATCTTCTATGGGGCAGCCATTTCCATGTATATGAAACCACAGTCCAAGTCATCCTCGGATCAAGACAAATTTATCTCAGTGTTTTATGGGGCTCTGacacccatgctgaaccccctAATATATAGCCTGAGGAATAAGGATGTTAAAGGGGCAATGAGGAAAGTTATGGCAAAAAGGACATAA